Proteins from a single region of Stigmatella erecta:
- a CDS encoding PAS domain-containing protein, with translation MADRIRAFDWPATPLGPLEGWSPQLRAMVELLLRSPLPMTLLWGPEGILIYNSGYAVISGARHPGNLGRSALDAWPEAVDFNRHVITAGLRGESLSFKDQTLVLYRNGVREEVWMDLTYTPVLDEHQRPVGVLAILTENTTRVQEEQRRQAAEARLREANERIQLALDAGAVIGTWMWDVPRDHFTADVRFARSFSMPPEHLAEGRPLSQVVQSIHPEDQPRVEALIGKALRQGGPYRAEYRVRQIDGSWLWIEANGHVELDAQGQALRFPGVLLNIDARKKAEMRQAFVLSLTDRLRTLSEPRQLLAAATEMLGRKLGVHRVSYSEADLTAGETALLASWSEDPDPPGDGLDTLAPGLTARLEQGLTVAHPGGGLEQGPRGGFLAVPLLREQRLRAVLALSQPGPREWRPEDISLAEEVATRTWEAAERARAEAALRELNVTLEQQIRERTQERNRLWELSLSPFLVTDLEGHWLSASPTWNQALGWTEKELLGRTSLWLSHPEDEARLREVLSHLAGGQKVQGFENRLRHRDGSYRWFSWWAMPSDGLVYCVARDVTAEKQRQAELEKTQEQLRHAQKMEAVGQLTGGIAHDFNNLLAGIVGALNLLDRRLKAGKLDNVQRYIEAATSSAMRAASLTHRLLAFARRQSLDVKPTDINARVASMEELLRRTLGENIVLHMALEPRLWPALTDSNQFENALLNLVINARDAMPDGGKLTVATSNTHLDEAAARAFDELAPGDYVLLSVSDTGQGMPPEVIARAFEPFFTTKPIGQGTGLGLSMIYGFVRQSGGHVRIESQVGQGTTLSLLLPRHVTEVAASEEPLPGEPPRARLGETILVVEDDAAVRMVVMDVLADLGYQAVEAGDAQQALPYIEGRERLDLLITDVGLPGMNGRQLAEIARQRRPGLRVLFATGYAEGAAVRGGFLEPGMEMITKPFSLEALAERVRSMLPSS, from the coding sequence ATGGCTGACCGCATCCGCGCTTTTGACTGGCCGGCCACCCCCCTGGGCCCCCTGGAGGGCTGGTCCCCGCAGCTCAGGGCGATGGTGGAGCTGCTGCTGCGCTCGCCCCTGCCGATGACGCTGCTGTGGGGCCCCGAGGGCATCCTCATCTACAACAGCGGTTACGCGGTCATCTCCGGTGCCCGGCACCCCGGGAACCTGGGCCGCTCGGCGCTGGACGCGTGGCCCGAGGCGGTGGACTTCAACCGCCACGTCATCACCGCGGGCCTGCGGGGCGAGTCCCTGTCCTTCAAGGATCAAACCCTCGTCCTCTACCGCAATGGGGTTCGCGAAGAGGTCTGGATGGACCTGACCTACACGCCGGTGCTCGACGAGCACCAGCGGCCCGTGGGCGTCCTGGCCATCCTGACGGAGAACACCACGCGGGTGCAGGAGGAACAGCGCCGCCAGGCGGCCGAGGCGAGGCTGCGCGAGGCCAACGAGCGCATCCAGCTGGCCCTGGACGCCGGCGCGGTGATCGGCACCTGGATGTGGGACGTGCCACGAGACCACTTCACGGCCGATGTCCGGTTCGCTCGCAGCTTCTCGATGCCCCCCGAGCACCTCGCCGAGGGCCGGCCGCTGTCGCAGGTGGTGCAGTCCATTCATCCGGAGGACCAGCCACGCGTCGAGGCCCTCATCGGCAAGGCCCTGCGCCAGGGGGGCCCCTACCGGGCCGAGTACCGCGTCCGGCAGATCGACGGCTCGTGGCTGTGGATCGAAGCGAACGGCCACGTCGAGCTCGACGCCCAGGGGCAGGCCCTGCGGTTTCCCGGGGTGCTGCTCAACATCGATGCGCGCAAGAAGGCCGAGATGCGCCAGGCCTTCGTCCTGTCACTCACCGACCGGCTGCGCACGCTCTCCGAGCCCCGGCAGCTCCTGGCCGCGGCGACCGAGATGCTGGGGCGCAAGCTGGGGGTTCACCGGGTGAGCTACTCCGAGGCAGACCTCACGGCCGGCGAGACGGCGCTCCTGGCGAGCTGGAGCGAGGACCCGGACCCGCCCGGAGACGGCCTGGACACGCTGGCCCCCGGGCTGACCGCGCGGCTCGAGCAGGGCTTGACGGTGGCCCATCCGGGAGGAGGGTTGGAGCAGGGCCCGCGCGGCGGGTTCCTGGCGGTGCCCCTGCTGCGCGAGCAGCGGCTGCGCGCGGTCCTCGCCCTCAGCCAGCCCGGCCCCCGCGAATGGCGTCCAGAGGACATCTCCCTCGCCGAGGAGGTGGCCACGCGCACCTGGGAGGCCGCCGAGCGGGCCCGCGCCGAGGCGGCGCTGCGGGAGCTCAACGTCACCCTGGAGCAGCAGATCCGCGAGCGCACCCAGGAGCGCAACCGCTTGTGGGAGCTGTCGCTGTCGCCCTTCCTCGTCACGGACCTGGAAGGGCACTGGCTGAGCGCCAGCCCCACCTGGAACCAGGCGCTGGGGTGGACGGAGAAGGAGCTGCTGGGCCGCACCTCGCTGTGGCTGTCCCATCCGGAGGATGAGGCACGGCTGCGCGAAGTCCTCTCGCACCTGGCCGGGGGCCAGAAAGTCCAGGGCTTCGAGAACCGCCTGCGCCACCGCGACGGCTCCTACCGGTGGTTCTCCTGGTGGGCCATGCCCTCCGACGGCCTGGTCTACTGCGTGGCCCGCGACGTGACGGCGGAGAAGCAGCGCCAGGCGGAGCTGGAGAAGACCCAGGAGCAGCTGCGCCATGCCCAGAAGATGGAGGCGGTGGGACAGCTCACCGGCGGCATCGCGCACGACTTCAACAACCTGCTGGCCGGCATCGTCGGGGCGCTCAACCTGCTGGACCGGCGCCTCAAGGCCGGCAAGCTGGACAACGTCCAGCGCTACATCGAGGCCGCGACGTCCTCCGCCATGCGCGCCGCGTCCCTCACCCACCGGCTACTCGCCTTCGCGCGCCGGCAGTCGCTCGACGTGAAGCCCACGGACATCAACGCCCGGGTGGCCTCCATGGAGGAGCTGCTGCGCCGCACCCTGGGCGAGAACATCGTGCTGCACATGGCGCTCGAGCCCCGGCTGTGGCCTGCACTCACCGACTCCAACCAGTTCGAGAACGCGCTGCTCAACCTGGTCATCAACGCCCGGGACGCCATGCCAGACGGCGGCAAGCTGACCGTGGCGACCTCCAACACCCACCTGGACGAGGCGGCCGCCCGCGCGTTCGATGAGCTGGCGCCGGGGGACTACGTGCTGCTGAGCGTGAGCGACACGGGCCAGGGCATGCCGCCGGAGGTCATCGCGCGCGCCTTCGAGCCGTTCTTCACCACCAAGCCCATTGGCCAGGGCACGGGCCTCGGCCTGTCGATGATCTACGGCTTCGTGCGCCAATCCGGTGGCCACGTGCGCATCGAGAGCCAGGTGGGCCAGGGCACCACCCTCTCGCTGCTTCTGCCCCGGCATGTGACGGAGGTGGCCGCGTCCGAGGAGCCACTTCCGGGAGAGCCGCCCCGCGCGCGCCTGGGGGAGACGATCCTCGTGGTGGAGGATGACGCCGCGGTGCGCATGGTGGTGATGGATGTGCTGGCCGACCTGGGCTACCAGGCGGTGGAGGCGGGAGATGCCCAGCAAGCCCTGCCGTACATCGAAGGCCGGGAGCGGTTGGACTTGCTCATCACGGACGTGGGCTTGCCGGGCATGAATGGCCGGCAGCTCGCGGAGATCGCCCGGCAGCGGCGGCCAGGCCTCCGGGTGCTCTTCGCCACGGGCTATGCGGAGGGGGCGGCGGTGCGCGGGGGCTTCCTGGAGCCGGGCATGGAGATGATCACCAAGCCCTTCTCGCTCGAAGCGCTGGCCGAGCGGGTGCGCTCCATGCTGCCCTCCTCCTGA
- a CDS encoding RecQ family ATP-dependent DNA helicase, which yields MAEAQARFGVEELRPGQREIIAALLDGEDVLGVMPTGAGKSLCFQLPALFLPKATVVVSPLLALMRDQHDKLSEAAVAVVKLDSTLTAREADALAGEVRRGEHEIIYVTPEQLEKPERIEALRKAGVSLFVVDEAHCVSQWGHDFRPAFLSLRDAVQQLGHPPVLALTATATPQVREDVLEQLGMRDARVVNTGIRRDNLFLEVARTVNPEAKRARMVKLLQDEPGTGIIYTSTVRKAEEVWKWLQEAGIEAGRYHGKMKAREREETQQRFMENGYRVIVATKAFGLGIDKPDIRFVAHWQFPDSLESYYQEAGRAGRDGEPARAVLFYRLEDRRIQSYFLGGKYPRRDQSQALYGVLRALWAQRQGKPVSLKVLTEASGLPASRVKVLVAQLAGAGILDRGTRGLRQLRGFETPEELDGYLTAYEKRHQSDRERLKQMMHYGQTTGCRWRLLNEYFGEPEPADCGRCDNCVERAAGHFDAASPTRLATPPQVSAPSAA from the coding sequence ATGGCCGAAGCCCAGGCCCGCTTCGGCGTGGAGGAGCTGCGGCCCGGCCAGCGGGAGATCATCGCCGCGCTGCTGGACGGCGAGGATGTGCTGGGGGTGATGCCCACGGGCGCCGGCAAGTCGCTGTGCTTCCAGCTGCCCGCCCTCTTCCTGCCCAAGGCCACGGTTGTCGTCTCGCCGCTGCTGGCGCTGATGCGCGACCAGCACGACAAGCTCTCCGAGGCGGCGGTGGCCGTGGTGAAGCTGGACTCCACCCTCACGGCCCGGGAAGCGGATGCGCTCGCCGGCGAGGTGCGCCGCGGCGAGCACGAGATCATCTACGTCACCCCCGAGCAGCTGGAGAAGCCCGAGCGCATCGAGGCGCTGCGCAAGGCGGGCGTGTCCCTCTTCGTGGTGGACGAGGCGCACTGTGTCTCCCAGTGGGGGCACGACTTCCGCCCGGCGTTCCTCTCCCTGCGCGACGCGGTACAGCAGCTGGGGCATCCGCCCGTCCTGGCCCTGACGGCCACCGCCACGCCCCAGGTGCGTGAGGACGTGCTCGAACAGCTCGGCATGCGGGACGCCCGGGTGGTGAACACCGGCATCCGGCGCGACAACCTCTTCCTGGAGGTGGCCCGCACGGTGAACCCCGAGGCCAAGCGCGCCCGGATGGTGAAGCTGCTCCAGGACGAGCCGGGCACGGGCATCATCTACACCTCCACGGTCCGCAAGGCCGAGGAGGTGTGGAAGTGGCTCCAGGAGGCCGGCATCGAGGCGGGCCGCTACCACGGGAAGATGAAGGCCCGCGAGCGCGAGGAGACGCAGCAGCGCTTCATGGAGAATGGCTACCGCGTCATCGTGGCCACCAAGGCGTTCGGCCTGGGCATCGACAAGCCGGACATCCGCTTCGTGGCGCACTGGCAGTTCCCGGACTCGCTGGAGAGCTACTACCAGGAGGCGGGGCGCGCCGGGCGCGACGGGGAGCCCGCGCGCGCGGTGCTCTTCTACCGGCTGGAGGACCGGCGCATCCAGAGCTACTTCCTCGGGGGCAAGTACCCCCGGCGGGATCAGTCCCAGGCGCTCTACGGGGTGCTGCGGGCGCTGTGGGCTCAGCGCCAGGGCAAGCCCGTGTCCCTCAAGGTCCTCACGGAGGCCTCGGGCCTGCCGGCCTCCCGGGTGAAGGTGCTGGTGGCGCAGCTCGCGGGGGCGGGCATTCTCGATCGCGGCACGCGGGGGCTTCGGCAACTGCGCGGCTTCGAGACCCCGGAGGAGCTCGACGGGTACCTCACCGCCTACGAGAAGCGCCACCAGAGCGACCGGGAGCGGCTCAAGCAGATGATGCACTACGGGCAGACCACCGGCTGCCGCTGGCGGCTGCTCAACGAGTACTTCGGCGAGCCCGAGCCCGCGGACTGCGGACGCTGCGACAACTGCGTGGAACGGGCCGCCGGGCACTTCGATGCGGCCAGCCCCACCCGGCTGGCCACGCCGCCCCAGGTGAGCGCCCCCAGCGCGGCGTAG
- a CDS encoding SDR family NAD(P)-dependent oxidoreductase, which translates to MKKGTCIVVGAGPGLGLAVAKRFGQEGHPVALLGRRLEPLEAQLQELREANVHARAFSADASDPGSLIHGLEHAQTALGKAGILIYNAAALRKTGHVLEERFENLVEDFKVNVAGALVATQQVYPVMKQQGHGTVLLTGGALAVDPMPLYASLAIGKAGLRNLAFSLAKEMEPQGIHVATVTICGFIQAGTRFDPDRIAEEYWRLHAQPVGTWNHEFVYE; encoded by the coding sequence ATGAAGAAGGGGACGTGCATCGTGGTGGGGGCGGGGCCGGGGTTGGGGCTCGCCGTGGCGAAGCGCTTCGGCCAGGAGGGGCACCCCGTGGCCCTGTTGGGCCGTCGGCTGGAGCCGTTGGAAGCGCAGCTCCAGGAGCTGCGCGAGGCCAATGTCCACGCCCGCGCCTTCTCCGCGGATGCCTCGGATCCAGGCTCCCTCATCCACGGGCTGGAGCACGCCCAGACGGCCCTGGGGAAGGCCGGCATCCTCATCTACAACGCCGCCGCGCTTCGCAAGACGGGCCACGTGCTGGAGGAGCGCTTCGAGAACCTCGTCGAGGACTTCAAGGTCAACGTGGCGGGGGCGCTGGTGGCCACGCAGCAGGTGTATCCCGTCATGAAGCAGCAGGGCCATGGCACCGTCCTGTTGACGGGGGGCGCGCTGGCGGTGGACCCCATGCCGCTCTATGCCTCGCTGGCCATCGGCAAGGCGGGCCTGCGCAACCTGGCCTTCAGCCTCGCCAAGGAGATGGAGCCCCAGGGCATCCACGTGGCCACGGTGACGATCTGCGGCTTCATCCAGGCCGGGACGCGGTTCGACCCGGACCGCATCGCCGAGGAGTACTGGCGGCTGCACGCTCAGCCGGTGGGGACCTGGAACCACGAGTTCGTTTACGAGTGA
- a CDS encoding Gfo/Idh/MocA family protein produces the protein MDETPRLWTRRRVLGTTGGLLAASTWAPGTVLAAAPSQPPKVQLPAIDAPTEGEPEPLPNPFPPNQRVGWAIVGLGHLSLEELVPGFAQCKRSRLVALVSGDRAKAQTVARQYGVSEKAIYDYKSFDQLRDNPEVQVVYIVLPNSMHAEYTVRAAQAGKHVFCEKPMANSVAECQQMIDACAKANRKLAVAYRLQYEPHHRALIEMARKKELGTLKFFGADNGQNQGDPNHWRLKKALSGGGALPDVGIYCLNAARYLSGEEPVEVQATLYSTPGDARFKEVDESVAFHLRFPSGMLASCTTSYGLHRSQRMRLMGSEAWAEMNPAFAYEGQRLMIGRKSQANPKAEDIIERRFSGGSQFAREMDHFSQCVQENLVPHTPGEEGMADMRIIDAIYRAAREGRPQKLEAAKRLDAFRGPAPKES, from the coding sequence ATGGACGAGACTCCCCGGTTGTGGACGCGCAGGCGGGTGCTGGGCACGACGGGCGGCTTGCTGGCCGCGAGCACCTGGGCCCCTGGCACCGTGCTGGCCGCGGCCCCCTCCCAGCCTCCCAAGGTGCAGCTGCCCGCCATCGACGCGCCCACCGAGGGCGAGCCGGAGCCCCTGCCCAACCCCTTCCCCCCGAACCAGCGCGTGGGCTGGGCCATCGTGGGGCTGGGCCACCTGTCGCTGGAGGAGCTGGTGCCTGGTTTCGCCCAGTGCAAGCGCAGCCGCCTGGTGGCGCTGGTGAGCGGTGACCGGGCCAAGGCCCAGACCGTGGCCCGGCAGTATGGGGTCTCCGAGAAAGCCATCTACGACTACAAGTCGTTCGATCAGCTCCGGGACAACCCGGAGGTGCAGGTGGTCTACATCGTGCTGCCCAACAGCATGCACGCCGAGTACACGGTGCGCGCCGCCCAGGCCGGCAAGCACGTCTTCTGCGAGAAGCCCATGGCCAACTCCGTGGCCGAGTGCCAGCAGATGATCGACGCGTGCGCCAAGGCGAACCGCAAGCTGGCGGTGGCGTACCGGCTCCAGTACGAGCCGCACCACCGGGCCCTCATCGAGATGGCGCGCAAGAAGGAGCTGGGCACCCTGAAGTTCTTCGGCGCGGACAACGGCCAGAACCAGGGAGACCCCAACCACTGGCGGCTCAAGAAGGCGCTCTCCGGGGGCGGCGCGCTGCCGGACGTGGGCATCTACTGCCTGAACGCGGCGCGCTACCTGAGCGGCGAGGAGCCCGTGGAGGTCCAAGCCACCCTGTACAGCACCCCCGGCGATGCGCGCTTCAAGGAGGTGGACGAGAGCGTCGCGTTCCACCTGCGCTTCCCCTCGGGAATGCTCGCCTCGTGCACCACGAGCTATGGCCTGCACAGATCCCAGCGGATGCGGCTGATGGGCTCGGAGGCCTGGGCGGAGATGAACCCCGCCTTCGCCTACGAGGGGCAGCGGTTGATGATCGGCCGCAAGTCCCAGGCCAACCCCAAGGCCGAGGACATCATCGAGCGCCGCTTCTCCGGAGGCAGCCAGTTCGCCCGGGAGATGGACCACTTCTCCCAATGCGTCCAGGAGAACCTGGTGCCGCACACCCCCGGCGAGGAGGGCATGGCGGACATGCGCATCATCGACGCCATCTACCGCGCGGCCCGGGAAGGCCGCCCCCAGAAGCTGGAGGCAGCCAAGCGGTTGGATGCATTTCGCGGGCCCGCGCCCAAGGAATCCTGA
- a CDS encoding RluA family pseudouridine synthase translates to MVAPDSREHRAPPEARGERLDQHLARAFPELTRSRIQGLIDAGHVLADGRPMKASARLRGGELLSLHVPPPVAAVPQAEALPLEVLHEDRDLVVVNKAAGMVVHPGAGHASGTLVNALLHRVKDLAGVGGELRPGIVHRLDKDTTGCMAVAKNEQALVALQKAFKTRAVEKTYLALVHGHPKAEGRIETLYGRHPVHRQRFTGKVKEGKSAVTVFRTRELFEGAALVEVDLLTGRTHQIRVHLSESGHPLLCDALYGAGRKAKGQVAEAQAQLGRQALHAWRLSFAHPRTGKVLTLEAPVPEDLTACMRVLRAGA, encoded by the coding sequence TTGGTAGCCCCGGATTCGCGCGAGCACCGCGCTCCGCCCGAAGCCCGGGGCGAGCGGTTGGATCAACACCTGGCGCGCGCGTTTCCCGAGCTGACCCGTTCCCGGATTCAGGGGCTGATCGACGCCGGTCATGTGCTGGCGGACGGCCGCCCCATGAAGGCCTCGGCTCGCCTCCGGGGCGGAGAGCTCCTGTCGCTCCACGTGCCCCCTCCGGTGGCCGCCGTCCCGCAGGCTGAAGCGCTGCCGCTGGAGGTGCTGCACGAGGACCGGGACTTGGTGGTGGTGAACAAGGCCGCGGGCATGGTGGTGCACCCAGGGGCGGGACACGCCTCGGGCACGCTGGTGAACGCGCTGCTGCACCGGGTGAAGGACCTGGCGGGGGTGGGTGGAGAGCTCCGGCCGGGCATCGTCCACCGGCTCGACAAGGACACGACCGGGTGCATGGCCGTGGCGAAGAACGAGCAGGCGCTGGTGGCGCTGCAGAAGGCCTTCAAGACGCGGGCGGTGGAGAAGACGTACCTGGCGCTGGTGCACGGGCACCCGAAGGCCGAGGGGCGCATCGAGACGCTGTACGGGCGCCACCCGGTGCACCGCCAGCGCTTCACGGGCAAGGTGAAGGAGGGCAAGAGCGCGGTGACGGTGTTCCGCACGCGCGAGCTCTTCGAAGGGGCGGCGCTGGTGGAGGTGGACCTGCTCACGGGCCGGACGCACCAGATCCGCGTGCACCTCTCCGAGTCCGGGCACCCGCTGCTGTGCGACGCGCTGTACGGCGCGGGGCGCAAGGCGAAGGGGCAGGTGGCGGAGGCCCAGGCCCAGCTGGGCCGCCAGGCGCTGCACGCGTGGCGGCTGAGCTTCGCCCACCCGAGGACGGGCAAGGTGCTGACGCTGGAGGCCCCCGTTCCGGAGGACCTCACCGCCTGCATGCGGGTGCTGCGGGCGGGCGCCTGA
- a CDS encoding helix-turn-helix domain-containing protein, with protein sequence MKPFEQQTYYELLEVPVTAPGAEIRAAFERALETYSPDSVAVYMLVDPGQLDSLRARLTEAMEILTEPELREEYDQMIGLKQAQPNTLAAPAQALAPATPVAKPAPPAVVAPAPSTPPGAEAVASPAAPPVRLAADRAPVEPPPEERAAPAVAAVETPPAEQAPAVAALAASAGALPEPAPAAPAPEPAPSAPVAAAPTVSPQQIHAAFRSYALSYVPLLVPAPSLTGSAGLVASTDPVSAGAPVPAPEAQAPEPTAVAAAPQTAASPVASPAVASPPGEVREKAVPEVPPQPVAAEPPAPVALAAPPVEPVVPAVAAPAPVPEPAVATPTPVPAMSQHEEVSGVGAPLPLREEPRAPVAGPARPSRPERAATPPPLPPGGRRFHRPTPAPAHSRNVAVEPDKAPPAAGSSGGRNLGEAQQLAQESAIATAEAALAVVAAKAREPRPKPPEIPPNTEFNGEVLRQVREGRGLSLHQLAERTRISAKHLENVEADRYAALPATVYLRGFLMSLARELGLDPLKVSRSYLTLASGAQKK encoded by the coding sequence ATGAAGCCCTTCGAGCAGCAGACCTATTACGAACTCCTCGAAGTGCCCGTCACCGCGCCCGGTGCGGAGATCCGCGCCGCGTTCGAGCGGGCGCTCGAAACGTACTCGCCGGATTCCGTGGCGGTGTACATGCTGGTGGATCCAGGGCAGCTGGATTCGTTGAGGGCCCGTCTCACCGAGGCGATGGAGATCCTCACCGAGCCGGAGCTGCGGGAAGAGTATGACCAGATGATCGGCCTGAAGCAGGCCCAGCCGAACACGCTGGCGGCTCCTGCCCAGGCCCTGGCGCCCGCGACGCCCGTGGCCAAGCCCGCACCGCCGGCCGTGGTGGCCCCCGCGCCTTCCACGCCCCCCGGTGCAGAGGCCGTGGCCAGCCCCGCGGCGCCCCCGGTGCGGCTCGCCGCGGACAGGGCCCCGGTGGAGCCGCCTCCCGAGGAGCGTGCAGCGCCGGCGGTGGCCGCCGTGGAGACACCTCCCGCGGAGCAGGCGCCTGCGGTGGCGGCCCTGGCGGCCTCGGCGGGGGCTTTGCCCGAGCCAGCTCCGGCAGCACCGGCGCCGGAACCTGCGCCGTCGGCCCCGGTAGCGGCCGCGCCCACGGTCTCGCCCCAGCAGATCCACGCGGCGTTCCGCAGCTACGCCCTCTCGTACGTGCCCCTCCTGGTCCCAGCGCCGTCCCTGACGGGCTCGGCGGGTCTGGTGGCTTCCACGGATCCGGTATCCGCCGGGGCCCCCGTCCCCGCCCCGGAGGCGCAAGCCCCGGAGCCCACGGCGGTGGCCGCTGCCCCCCAGACGGCGGCATCCCCCGTGGCGAGTCCTGCCGTGGCGAGCCCTCCCGGGGAGGTCCGGGAGAAGGCCGTGCCCGAGGTGCCGCCCCAGCCGGTGGCGGCCGAGCCTCCGGCGCCCGTGGCCCTCGCGGCGCCCCCCGTGGAGCCGGTGGTTCCGGCCGTGGCGGCGCCCGCGCCTGTTCCAGAGCCTGCGGTGGCCACACCCACCCCGGTGCCCGCCATGTCGCAGCACGAGGAGGTGTCCGGTGTCGGGGCGCCCCTGCCGCTCCGGGAAGAGCCCCGCGCGCCCGTGGCCGGTCCGGCCCGGCCCTCCCGCCCCGAGCGGGCCGCCACGCCCCCCCCGTTGCCGCCGGGAGGCCGGCGCTTCCACCGGCCCACGCCCGCGCCCGCGCACTCGCGAAACGTGGCGGTGGAACCCGACAAGGCGCCCCCGGCCGCCGGTTCCTCCGGAGGACGGAACCTGGGCGAGGCCCAGCAACTGGCCCAGGAGTCCGCCATCGCCACGGCGGAGGCGGCGCTCGCGGTGGTGGCGGCCAAGGCCCGCGAGCCCCGGCCCAAGCCCCCGGAGATTCCCCCCAACACCGAGTTCAACGGGGAGGTGTTGCGCCAGGTCCGCGAGGGCAGGGGGCTGTCACTGCACCAGCTGGCCGAGCGCACCCGCATCTCCGCCAAGCACCTGGAGAACGTGGAGGCGGACCGCTACGCCGCGCTCCCGGCGACGGTGTACCTGCGCGGCTTCCTGATGAGCCTGGCGCGCGAGCTGGGGCTGGACCCGCTCAAGGTGTCGCGCAGTTACCTCACCCTGGCCTCCGGAGCCCAGAAGAAGTGA
- a CDS encoding P-loop NTPase produces the protein MGAPVLSASAGPPGLSKRARPRRIIAVGGGKGGIGKTLVSANLGIALAQAGMRVLLVDADLGGANLHTCLGVGQPSATLSDFVRSSKTRIEDIILPTGVPHLSLIAGAQDVLDAANIKYAQKQKLLRSLTALPVDYLLLDLGAGTSFNTLDFFLVADHGVLVVLPEPTAVENAYRFVKAAFFRKLQQVEAQYGIEDLVESALTTREGNLRTPHDFIAQVRKDDPAAGARLEKDLMSFRIRLVVNQARTDADMTVGNAVVSAWKKFFGLEMDDLGAIRYDDEAWRAIRKRRPVLLERPESPAAQGLQRIAGRILALDGTAFPTSSTP, from the coding sequence GTGGGGGCTCCGGTCCTGTCGGCGAGCGCCGGCCCGCCAGGGCTCTCCAAGCGTGCCCGGCCCCGGCGCATCATCGCCGTGGGCGGTGGGAAAGGCGGTATCGGCAAGACGCTCGTCTCGGCCAACCTCGGCATCGCGCTGGCGCAGGCCGGCATGCGCGTGCTCCTGGTGGACGCGGACCTGGGCGGGGCCAACCTGCACACCTGTCTGGGCGTGGGTCAGCCGAGCGCGACGCTGTCGGACTTCGTGCGCAGCAGCAAGACGCGCATCGAGGACATCATCCTGCCCACGGGCGTGCCCCACCTCTCGCTCATCGCGGGCGCGCAGGACGTGCTGGACGCGGCCAACATCAAGTACGCCCAGAAGCAGAAGCTGCTGCGCTCGCTGACGGCGCTGCCGGTGGACTACCTGCTCCTGGATCTCGGCGCGGGCACCAGCTTCAACACGCTCGACTTCTTCCTCGTGGCCGACCACGGCGTGCTGGTGGTGTTGCCGGAGCCCACCGCGGTGGAGAACGCGTACCGCTTCGTCAAGGCGGCCTTCTTCCGGAAGCTCCAGCAGGTGGAGGCCCAGTACGGCATCGAGGACTTGGTGGAGAGCGCCCTCACCACGCGCGAGGGCAACCTGCGCACGCCGCACGACTTCATCGCCCAGGTCCGCAAGGATGATCCGGCGGCGGGGGCGCGGCTGGAGAAGGACCTGATGTCGTTCCGCATCCGCCTGGTGGTGAACCAGGCGCGCACGGACGCGGACATGACGGTGGGCAATGCCGTGGTGTCCGCCTGGAAGAAGTTCTTCGGCCTGGAGATGGATGACCTGGGGGCCATCCGCTACGACGACGAGGCCTGGCGGGCGATCCGCAAGCGCAGGCCCGTGTTGCTGGAGCGGCCCGAGTCTCCCGCCGCCCAGGGACTGCAGCGCATCGCCGGACGTATCCTGGCCCTCGACGGTACCGCCTTTCCCACCTCTTCGACGCCATGA
- a CDS encoding HNH endonuclease, with product MIESAVLVLNRNYQPVHVTSVKRAFSLLYQGVAKAIDDQYKLYEFEDWAALSTTGDCIVTVNRAIRVPRVLVLSAYEYLPKGRVRFSRLNIYARDHDTCQYCGRTLPRSELNLDHVNPRCEGGKTTWENVVCSCVPCNLKKGGRTPERAGMRLLRRPFRPRWTPLFRGAIRRVTYREWLPFLRVEDASYWNVELLDE from the coding sequence ATGATCGAAAGCGCCGTCCTGGTTCTTAACCGGAATTATCAGCCGGTCCACGTCACCTCGGTGAAGCGCGCCTTTTCCCTGCTCTACCAGGGCGTGGCCAAGGCGATCGACGATCAATACAAGCTGTATGAGTTCGAGGACTGGGCGGCGCTGAGCACCACGGGCGACTGCATCGTCACGGTGAACCGGGCGATCCGGGTGCCCCGGGTGCTGGTGCTCTCCGCCTACGAGTACCTCCCCAAGGGGCGGGTGCGCTTCTCCCGGCTCAACATCTACGCGAGGGATCACGACACCTGCCAGTACTGCGGGCGCACCCTGCCGCGCTCGGAGTTGAACCTGGACCACGTGAACCCCCGCTGCGAGGGCGGCAAGACGACGTGGGAGAACGTCGTCTGCTCCTGCGTGCCCTGCAACCTGAAGAAGGGGGGACGGACCCCGGAGCGGGCGGGGATGAGGCTGCTGCGCCGGCCCTTCCGCCCGCGGTGGACGCCGCTGTTCCGGGGCGCCATCCGGCGCGTCACCTACCGGGAGTGGCTGCCGTTCCTGCGGGTGGAGGACGCCTCGTACTGGAACGTGGAGCTGCTGGACGAGTAG